The genomic region CAACGCTTGACCGACGAAACCAACCGCAGATTAAATCTGGTTTGAGCGAATTCACCGTCGACCGTTCCTACTCAAGCGAGTACGTGATTAAACGCTCGCGCTTTATCGCGAGCGTGGCCCCTTGCGACGACACGGAAACCCTCGCGGATTTTCTGCAGCAACTGTACGCCGACTATCCCCAGGCCAGTCACATCACTTATGCCTGGCGGATCCAAACTGCGGAAGGACTGCGCGAACGCTGCTTCGACGCCGGGGAACCGTCCGGAACCGCAGGGCGTCCAATATTGCAACACCTACAAGGAAAGCAATTGATTAACATCTCCCTGGCAGTCATCCGCTATTTCGGGGGGATCAAGTTGGGCGCAGGCGGGCTCGCCCGCGCTTACGGTCAAGCCGCGCGTCAAGTGCTTGAAAGCGCCGTCATCCAACCCCATATTTTGTACCAAACCCTGGAAGTGACCATTGATTACGCGGATTATCATTCCCTGGAACAACGCTTGGCCCCCCTCGGAGCAAGCGTGGTGGACGCCGAATTCGGCGCCCGAGTAAACGCGGTCTTACGGGTTCCCGAGACCCAGGTCGAAGCAGTTGAACAATTACTCCGATCCCGGTATTAGAACGTTGCAAAAAAACCTATTGAAGATCACTTACCTCACTCTCTTTAGCTTGCTGGTGCTGCTGAATGCTTGCAGCACGCCCCGCCCTCCCTCGGCTGAAGTAGAACCCAGACTGACTTCCCGGCATTACATTACCGACGACCGCAAGCCGCTACCCCTTCACTCCTGGCTGCCGAAGGGAAAACCCAATGCGGTGATCGTCGCCCTCCACGGATTCAACGATTACGGCCATTTCATCGACGAACCCGCGCGATTCTTCCGGGCCCACGGTATCGCCGTATACGCCTACGACCAACGCGGCTTCGGCGCCACATCAGGCCGGGGTCGATGGGCCGGTGTGGAACAGTATGTGGATGACCTGATCGATTTCACCGGTGAGCTCAGCCGGCGCTATCCCGACGCGCCTTTATATGTCCTGGGAGAAAGCATGGGCGGGGCGGTGGCCATCCTCGCCGCCAATCGGGGCCTGCACGTCCATACCGACGGCCTGATTCTGGCCGCCCCGGCGGTCTGGGCACGCTGGACCATGCCCTGGTATCAGCGCAGCCTGTTGTGGGTGGCCAATGCCCTTGTTCCATGGATGACCTTGACCGGCGACGGATTGGGAATCCTGCCCTCGGACAATCTGGATATGCTGCGCGCCCTGAGCCGCGATCCGCTGGTGATCAAGGAAACCCGCATCGGCGCCATCGCCGGCTTGACCGATCTGATGGATCAAGCGATGACGGCGGGCTCCAAGCTGGACACGCCCACCCTGTATCTCTATGGCGACAAGGATGAAATCATACCGCCGTCTCCGACACGCCGGTTCCTGCGTCGGGTCGATCCTGCCACCGTGCATCTTGCCTGGTATGAGAAAGGCTATCATATGCTGTTGCGGGATCTCGACGCCGAGCGTTATTGGCGCGATATCCTCGCCTGGATCGAGACACCCGACGCCCCTCTTCCATCGGGCGCCGATCGGCGGATCGAAACCCTGGTGGCCGAACGAGACGCGAACCGCTACGAGACGGCAACCATGCAACCCAACTGAGGGCAATACCGTGCGCCGATCCGATCCGCTCGAACGGATGTGGCTTCAGGCCATCGAAATACTGGAAAGAGTCGAGCGCTGCAATCGGCTCCTGTTCAACATTCGGCGTTCGCACGGGCGGCTCCCTGCGTGGGAGCCGCCCGTGGATATCGTCGAAGGTTTCGATGATTTGCGCATCACGGCGGTCATTCCAGGTATCTCGCCGGAGATGGTGGAAGTGACCCTGGAAGGCGGGATGCTCAGGATTGCCGGGCAACGTCCGCCACCGGTGATGGCCGGCACCACCCGGGTTCACCGATTGGAAATCCCCTACGGTCGTTTCGAACGCCGCATTCATTTGCCTCCGGGACATTACGAGCTGCTAGACTCCCGCTACCACTGCGGTTGCCTGGAACTTCGCTTTCGCAAACGAATTTGAAACACATAGACACCGCCATGACCGAAACACAACAGCCAACCCCAGAGAAGGAAACCGCGCTGCAGCTGCCCGAGCACACCGTTCCGATCATCCCGGTCCGCAATGTGGTGCTGTTTCCGGGCGTGATCATTCCCTTGAGCATCGGCCGCGACCGTTCCATCGCCGCCGCCCAACAAGCGCTCAAGTCGGAACAGCCGGTGGGTCTGCTGCTGCAGAAAGATCCCGGCATCGACAACCCGATGCCCAGCGATCTTTACACCGTTGGCGCCAGCGCCACCATCCTTCGCTATGTGACCGGCCCGGACGACACTCACCACATCGTCTGTCAAGGGGAAGAGCGGTTCCGAATCAAGCAATATCTGGAGGGCTATCCCTTTCTGGTGGCGGAAATCGAGCCGATTTCGGAAGAAGAGGAAATCGGCGCCGAAATCGAGGCGCGCATACTGGAGCTCCGGAAACTGATCGGCGAAGCGCTGGAATTGATGCCGCAAGCTCCCTCCGAACTGGTCAACGCGGTCCAGCAGATCACCTCGCCGGCGATGCTGACGGACATGATCGCGGCATTCATCGACATCGAATCGGAGGAAAAACAAAAGCTTCTGGAAACCACCGATGTCACCGCCCGCCTCGATCGGCTTCTCGAGTATCTCACCGAACGCCTCGAGGTGCTGCGCCTGTCCAAGGAAATCAGCGAACGAACCCAAAAAACCATGGATGAGCGCCAACGGGAATTCCTGCTCCGCGAACAGCTCAAGACCATTCAAAAGGAGCTGGGCGAAGAAGAGGAGCAGGCGGAAGATATCGAGGAACTGCGCCAGGCCGTCGAAGAAGCCGGTATGTCCGACGAAGTGAAGGAACACACGCTCAAAGAACTCAAGCGGCTTGAGAGGATGCACGAATCCCAAGCCGAATACGGCATGCTGCGCACCTACCTGGAATGGCTGGTGGAAATGCCCTGGTCCCGGGAGACGGAAGAAAAACTGGATATCTCCGAGGCCCGCGAAACCCTGGACGCCGATCACCACGATTTGGACAAGGTTAAGCGCAGGATCTTGGAATATTTGGCGGTACGCAAGCTCAATCCCACCGGCAAGGGACCGATCATGTGCTTCGTCGGCCCCCCGGGAGTGGGGAAAACTTCATTGGGACAATCCATCGCCAAAGCCACCGGACGCAAGTTCACGCGCGTGGCCCTGGGCGGACTTCACGACGAGGCGGAAATCCGCGGTCACCGGCGCACCTACGTCGGCGCCATGCCCGGCAAGATCATCCAGGCGATCCGCAAGGCCGAAGCCCGCAACTGCGTGATGATGCTCGACGAGATCGACAAACTCGGCATGGGCGCGTTCCACGGCGATCCCTCCGCCGCGCTGCTGGAAGTCCTGGATCCGGAGCAAAATGTCAACTTCGCCGACAACTATCTGGGGGTGGCGTTCGATCTGAGCAAGGTGATGTTTATCTGCACCGCCAACGTGCTGGATACCATTCCGGGACCGCTGCGCGACCGGATGGAAATCATCGAAATTCCCGGCTACACCGACACCGACAAACTCCAAATCGCGCGCCGTTATCTGGTCCGGCGCCAACTCGAGGCGTGCGGCCTCGACCCGGAGCAGTGCGAAATCGACGACGAGGCCCTGTTGTCCCTCATCCACCACTACACCCGGGAGGCGGGCGTACGTAACCTGGAGCGGGAAATCGGCGCGGTCTTCCGCTGGGCGGCGGTCCGAATCGCCGAGGGCAAGGCGGATAAAATCGCCCTCCATTCGGAGGATGTCAAAAAGATCCTCGGTCCGCCCCGCTACGAGAGCGAGGTAGCGATGCGGACGAGCATTCCCGGCGTGGCCACCGGTTTGGCTTGGACCTCGGTGGGCGGCGATATCCTGTTCCTCGAAGCCACCCGAACCCCGGGCAACGGTAAGCTGATCCTGACCGGCCACCTGGGCGACGTGATGAAGGAAAGCGCCCAGGCGGCCCTCACCTTGGCCAAGGCCCGCTGCGAACAATTGAATATCGATCCCAAGCTGTTCGCCGAAAGCGACGTCCATGTGCACGTCCCGGCCGGCGCCACCCCCAAGGACGGCCCCAGCGCCGGCGTGGCGATCTTCACGACCCTGGTGTCCCTGTTCACCAACAAACCGGTACGCCCGGACGTGGCCATGACCGGTGAAATCAGCCTGCGCGGCCTGGTGCTGCCGGTGGGGGGCATCAAGGAAAAAGTCCTCGCCGCCCTTCAGGCGGGCATCCAAACCGTCATGCTGCCGACCCGCAATCGCAAGGAGTGGGACGACATCCCGGAAGAAGCGCGAAAAAAACTGCGCTTCGTGTGGCTGGAGAACGTGGACCAAGCCATTGAGGAAGCCATCGGCCCGACGGTTCTCCAAGGGCAACAAGCTTAGACGCCTTCCTTGATGAGAGGCTATAATCGTCAAGAAAACTCGAGAGACGGCAGGGAAGGCAAAGCAAGGACTTTCTAATAAATGACCGGCGTTGGGTTTAGAATAAACAATCCGGATGAGCACGACTCACATCGATCCGAGGAGGCAATTCATGCTTTACGCAGCACCCGGCACCGAAGGCGCCAAAGTCAACTTCAACTCCCGTTATAACAATTACATCGGCGGGCACTGGATCGCCCCCGTCAATGGCCAGTATTTCGAGAACATCACCCCGGTCACCGGAACCCCTTTCTGCGAGGTGGCCAGATCCACCGCCGAGGATATCGAAAAAGCCCTGGATGCCGCCCACGCGGCCAAGGATGCCTGGGGAAAAACCTCGCCCGCAGGGCGCGCCGATCTCCTGCTCAAGATCGCCGATCGGATGGAACAGCAGCTGGAAATGTTGGCGGTGGCAGAGACCTGGGACAACGGCAAACCCATCCGCGAGACCTTGGCCGCCGACATTCCCCTGGCCGCCGACCACTTCCGCTATTTCGCCTCGGCGATCCGCACCCAAGAAAGCAGCGTCTGCGAAATCGACGCCGACACGATCGCCTACCACTTTCATGAACCCTTGGGCGTAGTAGGGCAGATCATCCCCTGGAATTTCCCCTTGTTGATGGCCTCGTGGAAACTGGCTCCCGCCCTGGCGGC from Methylohalobius crimeensis 10Ki harbors:
- the lon gene encoding endopeptidase La, translated to MTETQQPTPEKETALQLPEHTVPIIPVRNVVLFPGVIIPLSIGRDRSIAAAQQALKSEQPVGLLLQKDPGIDNPMPSDLYTVGASATILRYVTGPDDTHHIVCQGEERFRIKQYLEGYPFLVAEIEPISEEEEIGAEIEARILELRKLIGEALELMPQAPSELVNAVQQITSPAMLTDMIAAFIDIESEEKQKLLETTDVTARLDRLLEYLTERLEVLRLSKEISERTQKTMDERQREFLLREQLKTIQKELGEEEEQAEDIEELRQAVEEAGMSDEVKEHTLKELKRLERMHESQAEYGMLRTYLEWLVEMPWSRETEEKLDISEARETLDADHHDLDKVKRRILEYLAVRKLNPTGKGPIMCFVGPPGVGKTSLGQSIAKATGRKFTRVALGGLHDEAEIRGHRRTYVGAMPGKIIQAIRKAEARNCVMMLDEIDKLGMGAFHGDPSAALLEVLDPEQNVNFADNYLGVAFDLSKVMFICTANVLDTIPGPLRDRMEIIEIPGYTDTDKLQIARRYLVRRQLEACGLDPEQCEIDDEALLSLIHHYTREAGVRNLEREIGAVFRWAAVRIAEGKADKIALHSEDVKKILGPPRYESEVAMRTSIPGVATGLAWTSVGGDILFLEATRTPGNGKLILTGHLGDVMKESAQAALTLAKARCEQLNIDPKLFAESDVHVHVPAGATPKDGPSAGVAIFTTLVSLFTNKPVRPDVAMTGEISLRGLVLPVGGIKEKVLAALQAGIQTVMLPTRNRKEWDDIPEEARKKLRFVWLENVDQAIEEAIGPTVLQGQQA
- a CDS encoding IMPACT family protein; the encoded protein is MSEFTVDRSYSSEYVIKRSRFIASVAPCDDTETLADFLQQLYADYPQASHITYAWRIQTAEGLRERCFDAGEPSGTAGRPILQHLQGKQLINISLAVIRYFGGIKLGAGGLARAYGQAARQVLESAVIQPHILYQTLEVTIDYADYHSLEQRLAPLGASVVDAEFGARVNAVLRVPETQVEAVEQLLRSRY
- a CDS encoding alpha/beta hydrolase; the encoded protein is MNNYSDPGIRTLQKNLLKITYLTLFSLLVLLNACSTPRPPSAEVEPRLTSRHYITDDRKPLPLHSWLPKGKPNAVIVALHGFNDYGHFIDEPARFFRAHGIAVYAYDQRGFGATSGRGRWAGVEQYVDDLIDFTGELSRRYPDAPLYVLGESMGGAVAILAANRGLHVHTDGLILAAPAVWARWTMPWYQRSLLWVANALVPWMTLTGDGLGILPSDNLDMLRALSRDPLVIKETRIGAIAGLTDLMDQAMTAGSKLDTPTLYLYGDKDEIIPPSPTRRFLRRVDPATVHLAWYEKGYHMLLRDLDAERYWRDILAWIETPDAPLPSGADRRIETLVAERDANRYETATMQPN
- a CDS encoding Hsp20/alpha crystallin family protein, producing the protein MRRSDPLERMWLQAIEILERVERCNRLLFNIRRSHGRLPAWEPPVDIVEGFDDLRITAVIPGISPEMVEVTLEGGMLRIAGQRPPPVMAGTTRVHRLEIPYGRFERRIHLPPGHYELLDSRYHCGCLELRFRKRI